The sequence TCTGAGCATACTGTCAGTTTCAGTGATCAAAAAAATCTTGCCAGCGGCATTTTTAGCTTTTGTGTCAATTTTAAACATGCATTTGGTCTTAGGTTGGGTATATTTTATTTCACCTAAAGTGACGTAAAAAATATTTCTTCCTTGTTTCTACCAGAGACCTATTTGCACTGGCTAGCTAGTTTTATATGAATATTCCAAGCCCTGCTTTGACAGAAATATCAGCTCAACACTTTTCTGCATGTTTACTGAAGTTCACATATACTGAGATAGTTGGCCTAAATCCACATCTGAACTCCGATGATCCATCATACATTAACATGTAGATCCATTGATCATGGTGTCAGTGAATAAACCATCACAGTGGATATTTGTAACCACAAACCTCTTTTGAGTATTTGTTTTTCAACATTTTCATCAAAGCCATTCTtccaacacatcacacacacaagacagttACATCTGaagcattttaatgattcaaatACATAAACAGTACATTCATTCCAAGGCTGAGTGGGGTTCAGTAAAGCAGCATAGCAGTAACTCATGACATTTTGCAACAATAAATGTTTTTGTCTTCAAGTTCGTGGACATTTGGAGTCAGCAGAGGCCTGTTGCTTTACTGAGGAGGGAGCAGGGCCTTGGTGTGGTCCATCACCTTCCTGAGGAGATCCTCCACCTGGGCCTCGACGGAGGCAGCGAGAGGCTGGATCTGGGACAGGATGGGCCCGGACAGGGGCTTGAGCTTCTCCTCGATGTTGGCTGTCAGGGGCTTCAGCTGCTTTTGGACCTTCTCCAGCAGTGGCTGCACCTGAGCCTTGCCCTCCTGAAGGTAAGCTCTACAGCAGGGGAGAGGGAAGCGTTAACACATTTAACACATAATCATTTGACATTTGCAGCATTATTTGAGAAAGTTATAGCAATTAGataaattgcatttttttttttattgttgtcgGCTCATTTGCTGACCTTCTTCTACACACTTTTACACTTttgtacaaaaacaaacaaagaaacaagcaacaaacaaacaaagcaaacacacaaacaaacaaacgtggtTAAGCTCTACACATCAGAGTCTCTGTAATGCTGCTATGTTGTAGATACTCACTCAGCCTCGCTGGTCAGGTCAGTGGCCTTGATCTTCTCCACCAGTTCAGTAACGGTGGTGGTGAACATGCTGCTTATGTCCTCGAGAAACTTGGTGATCT comes from Sardina pilchardus chromosome 6, fSarPil1.1, whole genome shotgun sequence and encodes:
- the LOC134083373 gene encoding type-4 ice-structuring protein LS-12-like yields the protein MKFTLAIALLVLVISHGAESASLVQRDVPAEIQKITKFLEDISSMFTTTVTELVEKIKATDLTSEAEAYLQEGKAQVQPLLEKVQKQLKPLTANIEEKLKPLSGPILSQIQPLAASVEAQVEDLLRKVMDHTKALLPPQ